The following proteins are co-located in the Dromiciops gliroides isolate mDroGli1 chromosome 2, mDroGli1.pri, whole genome shotgun sequence genome:
- the LOC122742890 gene encoding prolyl-tRNA synthetase associated domain-containing protein 1 gives MARPELRAALEAQLRDLAIPTVSVDHPEVFTVEEMMPHIQHLKGAHSKNLFLKDKKKKNYWLVTVLHDRKINLNDLTKQLGVGSGNLRFADETSMLEKLQVGQGCATPLALFCDQGDVKFVLDSAFLEGGYEKVYFHPMTNTATMGLSPSDFLTFVKKTGHDPIILKFD, from the exons ATGGCGCGACCCGAGCTCCGCGCGGCTCTGGAGGCGCAGCTCCGGGATCTAGCCATCCCGACTGTGAGCGTGGATCACCCCGAG gtatttacagttgaagaaatgatGCCTCATATCCAACACTTGAAAGGAGCACACAGTAAGAACTTGTttctcaaagacaaaaagaagaagaattattgGCTGGTAACAGTCCTTCATGATAGGAAGATTAACTTGAATGACCTGACCAAGCAACTTGGTGTTGGAAGTGGAAATTTGAGATTTGCTGATGAAACATCTATGCTAGAAAAACTACAAGTTGGTCAGGGCTGTGCTACACCCCTGGCTCTCTTCTGTGACCAGGGAGATGTGAAATTTGTCCTGGACTCTGCCTTTCTGGAAGGTGGATATGAAAAAGTGTACTTTCATCCAATGACAAACACAGCCACAATGGGTTTGAGCCCCAGTGACTTTCTTACCTTTGTGAAGAAGACGGGGCATGATCCTATAATATTAAAATTTGATTAA